The window GAATAATTTATCCTCCAATAGGGAATGAGATTCCCATTCCACACAAAAATTTTGCTAATCAAAACACAATGTATGGGTATGAGGTTTCCATTCTCGTTAACcaggctcattaaccatgaaccaaacacctCCAGATAAATACACATCACATGAAAAGTACATTTAAGATGTGGCCAGATCATAGCATTGATGAAAATGAAATTGTCGGATGGGTAGCATGTCTGGTTGGTGTCTGACGCCCAAAACGCGGATGTGGATGAGGAAGAAATTGTTCTTGATGAGCCAAAGATGGTGTGATAGGCATTGCtaagtttttttaatttcatcctTCTGCAAAATGAATCAATGATCTGTAGTAGTAGACCTGAGAGTTCTTCAAATGAAGCAGGAAATTCTCTATCGAATGGCTGCTGCATTGAAACTATATTCTAGTCCAGCTCCACGTATTTTGAATACCAATAACCAGTACGTTTCTCATAATTTAAGATTATCCAAACAATTCTAAATTGTACTCGGGTTGATTTTATATCATAACGACTAATGAGTCGAATCGATCATTTTAAGTCTCCAAACTCGAAAATTCTCTTTGCATATCAGTCAAATACACAGGACTTGCAGGAGACTTATTTCGAACATACGACATTTACTCGTGTGAATTAGAAATATAGCTTTGGATTGGTTTTCGTTCTTATCGTGCTTGTTCTATCGGtcagatttttaatttttttaattcagcTTTGAATATGAGGGAGCCTCAAATAGCTAACTCATTAACATACTCGTATAGAGTTAATTTCCTGGAGTCCTCTTTCATTGGAGTCTTTGGTCTTCATTCTTcaatattgaataaaatataattcagtgctttcaaatttaattttttttatttttacaatatttttaaacatctgACAAGTTAAAAATTATGCGTTTTACAACGTAATCATGCAtagtaattacttttataaatcgcagaacgctatgttttataatatgtttaatatgTTCTACAATTTTGTTctacaatttataaaattaatcatcaTGCATATTGCTTACGTTTTAGAACATAATTTCTAACTTGTTTGTTGTTCAGAAATATTGTGGTATAGAAAAAAGATCGAGAACTTTACTCTATTCGTATAATATATTGTAATTGTAATACCGGTGAcgacttttttttctttttttttttgctaaatctcCGGTGACGACTTTTTCATAATGTATGTAAATATTAGTGACATTGCCACCAAAGGTTTCAGCATGCAATAAAACGAGGGTGTAAACACTCCTCTCggagtgtttatatatattatataattttatatatgatcatttattcaattttatccGACGAGTTTAAAGATTGGCAGATGCAGTGAAGTTTGGATTTCCCTCTTTGAAAAGAAGGTTTCGAGATGCAGCTTGGATTTTCTTGGATCATCCGGGATCCAGGCCAATGCGCCATGGCTTGCGGGTCTCGAATACCTCAAAAAAAATCCAAgttattatgattaatttctcCGTGCACACATTCTAATTCGTGAACACTGCAAaccaaaactaaaatacaaatgaAAACACCAGGTTATCATGGGAAAAGAGaagttaaattattaattaaaccAACATAATTCAGTCAATTTATATACAAACTAGAAATTTACAAATTGTTACTGCCAGTCTTGTAACTTGGATTATTGCCAATTCTGTAACAGATTATTCAGCATAATAATGATAGAATCGATGGTGACATCGAAACATAAGATGATGAGATGGGATAGAATGAACTGACACGAGTAACAACAGAGGATCTAGTAGCCAAATGTGTTTTCCCCGCTATATGTGACATAGAGAAAGCCATCTGCATCCTTCTTTTCATCATATATGCTGGACATTATTGCTCCTgcaaataacaaatattttaactagttaaaataaaacaaagaccGATATTACTAGCTGTGCAACCAGGGATGCACTTACCTGTGGGTGGGAGCACATTATCCACAAAGATGAATATTGCTTTTTCAGCACTCAATTTGATTCTTTTCCGAATCACATAAACAAATTGCCCCACAGTCAGGTCAGCTGGAACAAGGTATCTAATACATTTAAGTCAGAACAAACAGGTTAGCTAACAAGTCCAACTTAACCAGCCTTCCAGCCAGTTCCCTAAATTTAGACTGCACCAGTTTCCCAGAGTAAAAATTGataaagaaaaaagattaaAGAGTAAAGTTGTATATTAGGTGCACGAAACCGGTACTAGATTACAATTGGAATAAGGTTGGTTGCACTCAAGGTCAAGTAGtacaatttatttatcttttcaaCTCAACAACTTCCATCAGATTGTGTTGTTTACTTCTGATTTTATTACATATTGCCTATTAACTTTGTCAACCTTTCTCGATGGCCTTTTCATTCCAGGTTTATAGGCCTAAAGCAAATTACCGAATTCTAAAAAAACCTTTTCTTAGTGATTGCagctaataatcaaattttgtGGCAATTGTCACTCATCGGAAAGTGTAATTTGCTACTCTGATAAACAGAATTGGGAAGGACATACATGGAACATAAAACATCACTTACTTTTTCTTGTCAATGTTAGGAATATCACTTTTTTCAGCCTTCTCCACAATCACCTTTTCatagaaggaaaaagaaaaagataaatACAAAAGCAGTATCCTGGTAGTGTTTATGGATTAGACATAGTATGTAAAAGCCAGATAATTAAAATTCTGTGGAACACAGAGGTAATTAATGtcttactaaaaaaataaaataactatcAAGGGTGAAAATCCAATGGGTGCAGCATATCAGCATGATATTTCAACTAGATCATCATGTCTAGAGAGTAAAAACATGTTTtaccacatatatttaaatataaaacattaGCAATTCAGCATCAACTCTTTGGTATCTCTGTAAAATGCATTCAGctttattttaagaaaacatGGAAATGCATTATATGAGAAAATTGGAAACTCCAGCAACTAtggcattaaaatattaaacatcagCTGCTTCTGCTAAAGCAGTCATCAAGACTGTCAAACACTGTAATCAAACGCCTAGATATGTTTGTGGAACCTTGTTAGCTCTGTTACTTCAAATCTTGTGCATAATATAGTTCTTAATAGTTCTGGCAGACACTATCTTCCCAATATCACCTAGTCCTTTCGCGGGTAGGCGTTCTCAAAAAAAGCCAAGGTGCTGATATTAATAGAAGTAGGTATCAGCTAAAAACACAGGCTTTTTATATTACAATGAGCATGCAAAGCATTTGCTGATCATTAACCACTAGTATCCATCCAGTCCTCATTAGCTGAATATGTTGACTAGCTAGTTCACAGATATATCGGCAGTGATAATAGGAGAAAACAATCACGAAGACACAGACAAAATAGTAATGTAATTTATTAAGAAATAGACATGTTACAAACAAGAAAAAGCCCCAAAACTACTGATATCAATAAAATTTTCTCACTGGGATTCTGTCTGAATATTTCTCCCTAATCCTTCCAGCTTCAGCACGCCTCTTCTCTGAAGggtaaaaatataaaacaacaaTCATCCACATGTATAAACTTATTGATTTGCTGAACCTCAAGTCAAGAAAAAGTTACCAAATTCATGCTCTTGCTTGAAGCTGCTTTTGGCCATTTCAACCCCTTCTTTCTAGGATAACTGGACAAACAAGAAACATCCCAAAAAATCTAAATacccatttactatttttgaataaagacataattttcattacaaaatcatcaaaaagaagagattttttaataattaaaatgaaaaaccaACCACCAATTTTAGGGGTGTATTCAACTCGGATTTCCATGGATTGTTTTTACACCCAATAACCAtccatgaaaaaaaaaactcagacacacatatataatccatacacacacatagatataaatataaatatatgtatctaCTCACATAGTTGACTTGAGCCAAACCCATCTACAAAACAAGATCAAAACTCAAAACTAGAACAATCaatcaaacccatgaaaatcaACAACCTTCACAACAAATTAAAACAACCCAACAGGCAAAAACGTGATAAAACTAAAAACCCACAAGTAATATACAAAGATCCTGTAATAATAACATACAAAACAAGAATTATACacatattgaattaaaaaatacttaCAATTCTTAAGGACGATAGAACTTAATGAGAATGATTGCTTGAGATGAAGAGGGTCTGCTTTGGATTGGAAGATAGCGCTTTGGATGAAATGAGAAGGTAACTATATATATACGACTCTTTGTGTATATCTGTATCTATTTATGCGTGGTCACTACACAATTCTTCATTGTTAGTACTTTCCCTCCCATTcaattgtataatttattttggcCCCTTTTTAAGACCGATTCGTTGGATCTTATTCACTCACTTGTATACTTACTTTTTGTCCCGTCTTTTAAGACTGGTTTAAAGTATAACATCATAAAAAATTTTTGAATTCTTTCTttatctgaataaaagtttgttatttaaacttttattcaaaatagaaattgttaaaaaaatattatagaactaaattttatataagtcTTGCAATTCGTGCAAATAATGAATGTATACAAATGATCGGGAAGAAGTAAGTACATTACGAAtagggtgagcaaaaaaccgaattaaaaccgaaaccggaaCCAAAATTGAACTGCATAAAATCGAACGGATCCGAaatcgaaaatttaaaaaccgaacTGATTATAACGGTTGCGGTTCTAATTTTAGGCTAAAACAGAACTGAAAaaacccgaaccgaaccgattaatAGAATAAAAGGGAATTGTATGGAATATGTACTTTTGCTACTATATTTGCAAGAATACATTCTCGTTACTTCTATTTTATTTATGCTGGCTAAGTTTCCAATTCTTTTAATAATATGACTTTCTATTTACTCcctctttttttatatatctccTCATAGCCTCCTTTTCTCTCTCTTCGTTGTCGTTGTCGGACTCTGTGACGTTGTTGTTGAAAGACAGCGCGACGAAAGCGATGGTAGGGTCGGCGTGACGTCGGCTAGATATTGGTAAGTGGCAGATCACAATGGTGAAGTCGACGCCGTTGTCGGAAGTCACCAGATACGGTTGGTACCTTTGCatttatatctttgtatatcCATATCTCTTGATTGTTCAATTGTTGATAAGTCGTAATTATAGATTGAGAGAGAGATGACATAGATATAAGAAGGGGGAGGGGAGGCTGGTCTGAAATAAACGGGAagataagatattgaaaagagaatttgtatttaattgattGCTTTAAGTTGATTTCATGGTTGCTTTTGTGATATTAGTATGTCCCGCCGGGGTACTCACTTTCATCATTTGcaatcagttgcaacttataatgcaattaaatgtaatttccaatagattttttttataagattacatttgtggttgcatatatggttgctagtagttgcagatatggttgcatatgcaagctccgtatttttgcaaatattttttttaaaatagtgtttttgtaatttgttttaaaagtgacagtatttttgcaaaaattcttttaaacttggatattt of the Daucus carota subsp. sativus chromosome 4, DH1 v3.0, whole genome shotgun sequence genome contains:
- the LOC108205915 gene encoding autophagy-related protein 8f, producing the protein MAKSSFKQEHEFEKRRAEAGRIREKYSDRIPVIVEKAEKSDIPNIDKKKYLVPADLTVGQFVYVIRKRIKLSAEKAIFIFVDNVLPPTGAIMSSIYDEKKDADGFLYVTYSGENTFGY